In Lysobacter firmicutimachus, one genomic interval encodes:
- a CDS encoding peptidoglycan-binding protein gives MRKALTLAGGALSALHGSFQDTEGQAGKQSALMALAQEDANYTTTLVAPLNADIDNLYAGHRSHSSHRSHSSHRSHSSHYSGSGGSYRAPASTYTRPASSYTPPASTYSAPAPSPYVAPAAPIRSPPSTIRSVPRRTVSSPTRTYQPPNASDYELPSVNPATSDYSTGSGTSLAPVAPAPATPQSSWRRWADRDTAVPTDTNGASTRASADQLRLMIMRVQAALYAKGYDPGAIDGALSERTVLALRQFQEAYGLVPTGRMTTETLNALGVALLR, from the coding sequence ATGCGCAAGGCACTGACCCTGGCCGGTGGCGCGTTGTCGGCGCTGCACGGCTCCTTCCAGGACACCGAAGGCCAGGCGGGCAAGCAGTCCGCGTTGATGGCACTTGCACAAGAAGACGCGAACTACACCACAACGCTCGTGGCGCCGCTCAACGCGGACATCGACAATCTCTACGCGGGGCACCGGTCTCACAGCTCGCACCGTTCGCACAGCTCCCATCGTTCCCACAGCTCGCACTACTCGGGCAGCGGCGGCTCCTATCGCGCCCCGGCCTCCACCTACACGCGGCCGGCTTCCAGCTATACCCCGCCGGCGTCGACCTACAGCGCGCCGGCGCCGAGCCCCTATGTAGCGCCTGCTGCCCCCATTCGCTCGCCCCCCTCGACCATCCGGTCTGTGCCCCGAAGGACTGTCTCGTCGCCGACGCGGACCTATCAGCCCCCCAACGCCAGCGATTACGAGTTGCCGTCGGTCAACCCGGCCACATCCGATTATTCGACTGGCTCGGGGACTAGCTTGGCACCGGTGGCTCCCGCTCCCGCTACACCGCAAAGCAGCTGGCGACGCTGGGCCGACCGGGATACGGCGGTGCCCACAGACACCAACGGGGCGTCCACCCGAGCCAGCGCCGATCAACTGCGCCTCATGATCATGCGTGTTCAAGCCGCGCTGTATGCGAAGGGCTATGACCCTGGCGCGATCGATGGGGCCCTGAGCGAACGTACGGTGCTGGCATTACGCCAGTTCCAGGAAGCCTATGGCTTGGTGCCTACCGGACGCATGACGACGGAAACACTGAATGCTTTGGGTGTTGCGCTCCTTAGATAG
- the hxsC gene encoding His-Xaa-Ser system radical SAM maturase HxsC, which yields MLPLDAKARWSPEWQEPTLLKVAGLQEFAAGEFPLERMLLDLRVPETAAAAALLDLPWAGVLVGADADGPTRLRHREVALLGDPATVRPGDVVELRPGSSKIAVRYRRGDNGNVLFATERCNSFCLMCSQPPREIEDGWRVEQLCDLAGLIDKDEPSLAISGGEPTLLGAGLERVIRRCARALPDTHVHVLSNGRRFEDQAYADSFAGAHPSLTWGVPLYGDHHRLHDYIVQSPGAFAQTVRGLYALHAAGQRIEVRVVLTKPVAERLPELARYLYRNLPFVEHVALMGTEPIGFAKAHHEALWIDPVDLGPTLMEAAQFLDRRGMAVSLYNLPLCTQPPDLWPFARRSISDWKQHYLPACEGCALKDRCGGFFGWITPEWTSRAIAPITAKDDFSCARH from the coding sequence ATGTTGCCGCTGGACGCCAAGGCACGCTGGAGCCCGGAGTGGCAGGAGCCGACCCTGCTCAAGGTCGCCGGACTGCAGGAGTTCGCCGCGGGTGAGTTCCCCCTGGAGCGGATGCTGCTGGACCTGCGCGTTCCGGAGACGGCAGCCGCGGCTGCCCTGCTGGATCTGCCCTGGGCCGGGGTGCTCGTCGGCGCCGACGCCGATGGCCCTACGCGCCTTAGGCATCGGGAGGTGGCGCTCCTGGGCGACCCCGCCACGGTGCGGCCAGGTGACGTGGTCGAGCTGCGCCCGGGCAGCTCCAAGATCGCCGTGCGCTACCGCCGCGGCGACAACGGCAATGTCCTGTTTGCGACCGAGCGGTGCAACAGCTTCTGCCTGATGTGCTCCCAGCCCCCTCGTGAGATTGAGGACGGCTGGCGCGTGGAGCAGCTGTGCGACCTGGCAGGGCTGATCGACAAGGACGAACCCTCCCTGGCCATCAGCGGCGGCGAACCCACGCTCCTGGGCGCCGGCTTGGAGCGGGTCATCCGGCGTTGCGCACGGGCGCTGCCGGACACTCATGTGCACGTCCTATCCAATGGCCGCCGCTTCGAGGACCAGGCCTACGCCGATAGTTTCGCCGGCGCCCACCCCTCGTTGACCTGGGGAGTGCCGCTATATGGCGATCACCACCGCCTACACGACTACATCGTCCAAAGCCCGGGCGCCTTCGCTCAGACCGTGCGCGGGCTCTACGCCCTGCATGCCGCCGGGCAGCGGATCGAGGTGCGGGTGGTGCTTACCAAACCCGTGGCCGAACGGCTGCCGGAGTTGGCGCGCTACCTCTACCGCAACCTGCCCTTTGTTGAACATGTGGCACTGATGGGCACGGAACCCATTGGCTTCGCCAAAGCCCATCACGAAGCCTTGTGGATCGATCCCGTCGACCTGGGCCCCACGCTAATGGAAGCCGCGCAGTTCCTGGATCGGCGCGGTATGGCGGTGTCGCTCTACAACCTGCCGCTGTGCACTCAGCCTCCGGATCTGTGGCCGTTCGCCCGGCGCAGCATTTCCGACTGGAAGCAACATTACCTACCGGCGTGCGAAGGATGCGCGCTGAAAGACCGTTGTGGCGGCTTCTTCGGCTGGATCACCCCAGAGTGGACCAGCCGTGCCATCGCCCCGATTACCGCGAAGGACGATTTCTCATGCGCAAGGCACTGA
- the hxsB gene encoding His-Xaa-Ser system radical SAM maturase HxsB translates to MKFAPRSAFDSASGYRLLPMRFRRLPWDETQVLVTSLAGDWLVMPRSDLDRAVAGELQQDDVLFASMEARHLILADPARSTLAPLLSQYRTRKAYLQAGPALHIFVVSLRCHHTCSYCQVSRRPTSETTFDMSGAAGRHAVERLFEWPSDKLTVEFQGGEPLLHFDRIRSLTEAIVERNRSEGRSLRFVIASTLHDLTDDQLAFMREHRFQLSTSLDGPEWLHNANRPRPERDSYRRTIEGIEHGRRALGEDAVSALTTLTARSLTAPREIIDEYRKQGLHSIFLRPLSPYGFARKTQARQGYPITEFLTFYSMALDHILSVNQDGFELEEAYASLLLSQLLTPFSHGYVDLRSPTGAGLGTVVYDYDGQVYPSDEARMLAAMGAHSFAMGRVDEPVAQWLQSPAMQRVLAAGVAEALPTCADCAYVPLCGADPIDHYARQGDPIGHRPTSDFCAKQMGLFDLLLQRWQDGSAADRAVFETWALRQSGGSPAAVPEAPGLEVAA, encoded by the coding sequence ATGAAGTTCGCTCCACGCTCCGCCTTCGATAGCGCCTCCGGCTACCGGTTGCTGCCCATGCGCTTTCGCCGACTGCCTTGGGACGAGACCCAGGTCCTGGTGACCTCGCTGGCCGGCGATTGGCTCGTCATGCCGCGATCCGATCTGGACCGTGCGGTGGCGGGCGAGCTGCAGCAGGACGACGTCCTGTTCGCGTCGATGGAGGCGCGCCACCTCATCCTGGCCGATCCAGCGCGCTCTACGCTGGCGCCACTGTTGTCCCAGTATCGGACCCGCAAGGCCTATCTCCAAGCGGGACCCGCGCTGCACATCTTCGTGGTATCCCTGCGCTGCCATCACACCTGCTCCTACTGCCAAGTATCGCGCCGTCCGACTTCCGAGACGACCTTCGATATGAGCGGCGCAGCAGGCCGGCATGCGGTGGAGCGCCTATTCGAATGGCCGTCCGACAAGCTCACGGTCGAGTTTCAGGGCGGCGAACCCTTGCTGCATTTCGATCGCATCCGCTCGCTCACCGAAGCCATCGTGGAGCGCAACCGGTCGGAAGGAAGATCCCTGCGCTTTGTCATTGCGTCGACCTTGCACGACCTGACCGACGATCAACTCGCCTTCATGCGGGAACACCGCTTCCAACTGTCCACCTCGCTGGACGGTCCCGAGTGGCTGCACAACGCAAATCGGCCGCGCCCGGAGCGAGACAGCTATCGACGAACGATAGAAGGCATCGAGCACGGGCGGCGGGCATTGGGTGAGGATGCAGTGTCGGCCCTGACGACACTCACCGCACGCAGCCTCACTGCCCCACGCGAGATCATCGACGAATATCGCAAGCAGGGGCTGCACTCGATCTTCCTACGGCCGCTCAGCCCCTACGGTTTCGCCCGCAAGACCCAGGCACGCCAGGGCTATCCGATCACGGAGTTCCTGACGTTCTATTCCATGGCCTTGGATCACATTCTGAGCGTCAACCAGGACGGCTTTGAGCTTGAAGAAGCCTATGCCAGCCTGCTGCTGTCCCAGTTGCTGACACCCTTCTCCCACGGCTATGTGGATCTAAGGTCGCCCACGGGCGCCGGCCTGGGCACGGTGGTCTACGACTACGACGGCCAGGTCTACCCCTCGGACGAGGCCCGCATGCTGGCCGCCATGGGGGCCCATAGCTTTGCAATGGGCCGCGTCGATGAACCCGTGGCTCAATGGCTTCAATCCCCGGCCATGCAGCGGGTGCTCGCAGCCGGCGTCGCCGAGGCTTTGCCCACCTGCGCCGACTGCGCCTATGTGCCGCTGTGCGGCGCCGACCCCATCGACCATTACGCCCGCCAGGGCGACCCGATCGGGCACCGGCCGACCAGCGACTTCTGCGCCAAGCAAATGGGCCTCTTCGATCTGCTCTTGCAGCGGTGGCAGGACGGCTCTGCGGCCGACCGGGCTGTCTTTGAGACCTGGGCGCTCCGGCAGTCGGGGGGATCTCCCGCGGCCGTTCCAGAGGCTCCCGGCTTAGAGGTGGCCGCCTGA
- a CDS encoding N-6 DNA methylase, producing the protein MMDRRRSDRLGRYYTQETIAALLVSSMNVTAPKTVIDLGAGDGTLIGEAAKRWRAARYVTVDIDAGAGSGRLPTLHGSAFRHYTGDALDSRLSDHLGVPWGDACVAVCNPPYIKPRWRQHFRSILEDVGLDHVLPRAEDIPADVLFVAQNLRLLKKGGRLGLIIPDGLVAGERFAAFRRTLVERHAIDQVIELPRNIFSRTEAKAHIVVLTKATAQRADIAVRKLEPAGQLSSPMLVAPERAIQRLDYSYYTALAVPPTKRRRSPVRLADLTRSVERGNYSSRSLRDVTFPVFHTTHLLEGVEKVPRSFVLPKIHRNRVNGVTARTGDILVARVGRNLSKKICQVARGPVVVSDCFLVVRANPGDRDRLFALLTSSRGRAALDAVAHGVGARFITPSALLGLSL; encoded by the coding sequence GTGATGGACCGCCGGAGATCAGATCGCCTCGGTCGTTACTACACCCAAGAAACGATCGCGGCATTGCTGGTTTCGTCCATGAATGTGACGGCTCCGAAGACGGTGATCGATCTTGGTGCTGGCGACGGCACCCTTATTGGCGAAGCCGCCAAGCGCTGGAGAGCCGCACGCTATGTGACTGTGGATATCGATGCAGGAGCAGGCAGTGGTCGCCTCCCGACTCTGCACGGCTCCGCCTTCCGCCACTACACCGGGGATGCGCTCGACTCGCGCCTGAGTGACCACTTGGGTGTCCCGTGGGGAGATGCTTGCGTTGCAGTCTGTAACCCGCCCTACATCAAACCGCGCTGGCGGCAGCACTTTCGCAGCATCTTGGAGGACGTGGGGTTGGACCACGTGTTGCCACGCGCGGAGGATATACCCGCGGATGTGCTGTTCGTGGCTCAGAATCTGCGTCTACTAAAGAAAGGTGGCCGGCTGGGGCTCATTATCCCCGATGGTTTAGTCGCAGGCGAGCGATTTGCAGCCTTCCGGCGCACTCTCGTTGAGCGACACGCCATAGATCAAGTCATCGAACTACCGCGTAACATTTTCAGTCGCACTGAAGCCAAAGCCCACATCGTCGTACTGACGAAAGCAACCGCGCAGAGAGCGGATATTGCCGTGCGGAAGCTGGAGCCAGCGGGACAGTTGTCGTCACCCATGTTGGTCGCTCCCGAGCGCGCCATTCAACGCCTCGATTATTCGTATTACACCGCGCTAGCTGTTCCACCAACAAAGCGCCGCCGTTCTCCAGTACGCCTCGCCGATCTGACCCGATCCGTCGAACGAGGCAATTATAGTTCTCGCTCACTTAGAGACGTCACTTTCCCTGTATTCCATACCACTCATCTGCTAGAGGGCGTGGAGAAAGTGCCGCGCTCGTTTGTGCTCCCAAAGATCCATCGAAACAGGGTCAATGGCGTCACTGCGAGAACGGGCGACATCCTGGTGGCTCGCGTGGGGCGCAATCTGAGCAAGAAGATCTGTCAGGTAGCGCGTGGTCCGGTAGTGGTTTCCGACTGCTTCCTTGTCGTGCGCGCGAATCCCGGTGACCGTGATCGATTGTTTGCGTTGTTGACCAGTTCTCGTGGACGAGCAGCTCTCGACGCAGTCGCTCATGGCGTAGGCGCGCGATTTATCACGCCGAGTGCTCTCCTGGGCCTTAGCCTGTGA